Proteins encoded together in one Lathyrus oleraceus cultivar Zhongwan6 chromosome 5, CAAS_Psat_ZW6_1.0, whole genome shotgun sequence window:
- the LOC127087813 gene encoding protein GLUTAMINE DUMPER 5, producing MRNIATTSTSYSFTPSSSPSMSHSSWHSPIPYLFGGLAAMLGLIAFALLILACSYWRLTGQLHDEENNNGNSEKEGDNSNEKSVKVYEEKFLVIMAGDQNPTFLATPVFPKSSSVMDLNSDEQLQNHETVEKSEKETETETEVAEERNQQQ from the coding sequence ATGAGAAACATAGCAACAACTTCAACTAGTTACTCATTTACACcttcttcatcaccttcaatGTCTCATTCTTCATGGCACTCGCCGATTCCTTATCTCTTCGGAGGCTTAGCAGCCATGCTAGGCCTCATAGCTTTCGCTCTCTTGATTTTAGCTTGTTCTTACTGGAGACTCACTGGTCAGTTACATGACGAAGAAAACAACAACGGAAATAGTGAAAAAGAAGGTGATAATTCAAATGAAAAATCAGTTAAAGTTTATGAAGAGAAATTTCTTGTCATTATGGCTGGTGACCAGAACCCTACCTTTTTGGCTACTCCTGTTTTTCCTAAATCGTCTTCTGTTATGGATCTAAATTCCGACGAACAACTTCAGAATCATGAAACGGTTGAGAAATCGGAGAAGGAAACGGAAACGGAAACGGAAGTTGCAGAGGAACGGAATCAGCAACAGTGA